GGCCATGGTGGTGTGCCCGTGCACCACCGGGACCCTCGCGGCGATCGCCTGCGGTGCCAGCGACAATCTGATCGAACGCGCCGCAGATGTGGTGTTGAAGGAGCGGCGCAAGCTGATCCTGGTGCCGCGTGAAACACCGTTCTCGGTGATCCACCTGGAAAACATGTTACGTCTGGCGCGTGCCGGCGCGGTCATTCTTCCCGCCAATCCGGGGTTCTACCATAAGCCGCGGGAGATCTCAGACCTGGTGGATTTTGTGGTAGCCCGGATCCTCGATCACCTCGAGGTTGAGTGCGATCTTGTGCCCCGCTGGGGGGAAGGGCCCTAGCCGTTTGTGTCGCTATGGTGCCGATAGCGCTGCCCAGCCCTAAACTTTCGCCGCAAAGTTACGAAACACTGGTAAGCACCCTTAGCCGGCGCGTCACCCTGATGGATGAAATCCAAGTCCCCCTGTTCCCGCTGCATGCGGTGTTGTTTCCCGGGGGACCCCTGCCTTTGCGGGTGTTCGAACCCCGTTACCTGGATATGGTCAGCGACTGCTTGAAACGGGAGCGCGAATTCGGGGTCTGTCTGATCCGCCAGGGAGACGAAGTGGGGCAGGCCGCGTCTACCCACGAGGTGGGGACCCTTGCCCGGGTCGCGGACTGGAACGTGCGCGCGGACGGCTTGCTGGGGATCACGGTCCATGGTCAGGGCCGGTTTCAAGTCGAGTCGGTGGACGTCCAGGGGAACCAACTCTCCGTGGCCCATGTGCGTCTGATGGCCGAAGAGCCCGCCGCAGAGATTCCCCAGGCGTGCCGGCCTATGGTGGACCTGCTGGGCCGCATGCTGGCGCGCTTTGAATCCCTCTACGGTAGTTTGCCCACCCATTTTGACGACGCCCGGTGGGTTGGTTGGAGGCTGGCCGAACTGCTCCCGCTGCGCTTGTCCCAGAAGCAGTACTTCCTGCAACTCACGGACCCACTGCAGCGCCTGGAGCGGCTCGGTGAGATCGTTGACGGCATGGAACTGGCCTAAGCGTCGGTCCGGAAGGCGGAGGGGCGGTAGCGACGCGACGCATTTTCGCGGTCCCCTTGGGATACGCTGGTACAAGGGTCCCTGATCGATCACGAAACGACCCCCCGATTTTCTAATCGCTCGGCTACACATCCTCGATCACGGTCTTGTTTCCGGACATACCGCTGCGTGCGCCCGGACGGGCGCGCACCACCCGCATTCGCTGCGACCGGGTGTCGGCGGTGGGTCCGCGGCGCCCGGCGGTTGTTCGTGTGTACGGCCCCCGCGGGAGGGGCCGGGCGAACAGCGGGGGCCTTCCGATGGGATCCAAAATCTTCGCGCCATGGGTGTCGGGCGTGGCCGACGGCGTTGTGTTGAATTCCGATAACTAATTATTATATAAAATTATTTTTATGTTCCCATCCTGCGACAATGTGGTACTCCGGCCATCGGTCGTGGGTGGCACGGCGGTCCGCACACGAAAAGGGCGCGATCCCGATGAGGATCGCGCCCTGTGTTCAGGGAAGTGGTGGCACGGGGCCAAGGGTCTGGCGCTCGTGCCGCCCGAACGGATTTACTACTGCCCCGGGTTCTGGCAGCGCGGGTCCGTCGGATGCTTACGGCAGTAGGCCTTGGTGGGTTTTGCATTGGTCTGCTGCGCGGCCGGCGCCCCCCGCAGCGCGGAAGCATGGAGCCCCGCCGGGCTGGAAGACGCGAAGGCGGGAGCGCCAATCCAGGCGGCGGAAGCCAACAGGCCTGCCAGCACGGTGGCGGGGAGGAAGCGAAGGCGATTCGTGCGGTCCATGATGTACCTCCTTAGTATTGCAGTCATTCGAACGGGTCATCCGAGATCGCTGCCATCGGCGTCCCCGTGTCCAAGGGGCAGCAAGTCATGTGCCAAGGTCACTTAAGTTCATTAAGAACAACTATTTGACTGGCGTTAGGGCCAGGGCTGTGTCGCGGTGATCAGTTTCGCGGGAATGTCGTGGGGGGATCCGGCGACGCCGGGTGTCCGCGTTCGCGACGGTTCAGTTTGCAGGGGCTTGCAGCCACGCGACCAGCAACCACAGGCCTACCCATACTGCGGCTACACTGAGCACCAGCACCGCGGCCGCGCCGACGTCCTTCGCGCGCTGAATATCGGGGTGTTGTTCGGGGTGCAGACGATCGGCGAGTTGCTCCAACGCGGTGTTGAACAGCTCCGCGGCGATTACGACCGCGGTCAGGGCGCCGGCCAGCGCCCACCATACGGGGGATACGCCTAGCGCGACCAGCGCCGCCAGCAACAGCGTCGCGACGATGCCCTGGGTGCGCAGGCTTTGTTCGTGGCGCCACGCGGATCGGAGTCCCGCCAAGGCAAATCCGAGCCGTTCCCGGAACGGCCTATTTTTCACTGGAACGGCCCGCGGTTGGGGGGAGGGCGCGTATCAGCAGCACTGTGCCGTTCCAGTGTGCGTTCGGGTCGGTGGTCGTGGGGCCGTGACGGCGCACGGCGCGCCACGCCAAGTCGTCCAGGAACCCTTCCAGAGTTCGCACCGCGCGATTGAACCGGGTGCCCGCTCGCGGCACTGCCACCAGCCCCAGGGGTCGGTACAGGGACTGCTCGGTGATGGTTCCTACCCAAACCGGAATCCCTCCGGGCATGAGCCGGGTGTCCGCGGTCCATAGACGCAGGACCCATTGGTGTTGTCCGCCCTTCACGGGGTCTGCGGGCTCCGGGTGGATCATCAGCAGAGAGCCATGCCGCCCATTGTGCACCTGGGGCAGTGCCGGGAGCTTGTCCAGGACCGGCCGGCTGGACAGCCAACGCAGCGCGGTGCTCGGGGTGAGGGGTGGGGGCGTGACCCAGCCATGGTCGCGCAGGGTGTGCTCCAGCGTCGTCAACGGGCCGGCCCATTGTACAGTCAGAGGCTCGGTCTGTCGGCCCGCGAGGTCGATCCGGAACGCCGGCAGCTGACGCCAGCCCCCCTGCCACCAGGTGTTCTCCGTTAGCACATGGATCGGATGGCGCTGTG
The Chromatiales bacterium 21-64-14 genome window above contains:
- a CDS encoding aromatic acid decarboxylase, translating into MNQTPQSRAGTIAIAMTGASGAVYGLRLLECLLNAGRRVYLMVSTPGQIVVGMETDLKLPKRPGEMERRLAARYGAEPGQLSVLGLDQWTAPVASGGGAPRAMVVCPCTTGTLAAIACGASDNLIERAADVVLKERRKLILVPRETPFSVIHLENMLRLARAGAVILPANPGFYHKPREISDLVDFVVARILDHLEVECDLVPRWGEGP
- a CDS encoding peptidase S16 → MDEIQVPLFPLHAVLFPGGPLPLRVFEPRYLDMVSDCLKREREFGVCLIRQGDEVGQAASTHEVGTLARVADWNVRADGLLGITVHGQGRFQVESVDVQGNQLSVAHVRLMAEEPAAEIPQACRPMVDLLGRMLARFESLYGSLPTHFDDARWVGWRLAELLPLRLSQKQYFLQLTDPLQRLERLGEIVDGMELA